The following proteins are co-located in the Eleginops maclovinus isolate JMC-PN-2008 ecotype Puerto Natales chromosome 23, JC_Emac_rtc_rv5, whole genome shotgun sequence genome:
- the LOC134859968 gene encoding LOW QUALITY PROTEIN: protocadherin alpha-8-like (The sequence of the model RefSeq protein was modified relative to this genomic sequence to represent the inferred CDS: deleted 1 base in 1 codon) encodes MEQRGCKARTPRQFWFALMVVLDILWRGATAQIRYSITEEVQDGTVVGNIAKDLGLDKSALKDRGYRIVTSSTEPLFQVNQNDGILYVKKRIDREEVCDRTSPCLFNLKTVLENPLEIHYVAVEILDINDHSPVFQEKEKRLEISESALPGARFQLQAARDPDVGQLSIQQYRLSHNEYFRLEVKDRGEDRKVPLLVLQKQLDRETAGKQKLRLIAVDGGKPAKSGAIEITVDVLDVNDNSPVFTKESYSAILKENVPIDTVVIQVNATDLDQSANSEIIYSFGNDIDSTIMDVFSINSNTGEIKVIGKIDFEKSKSYEIDIQASDKGPVPLTTDKSVMITVIDVNDNAPEIEVTSFSSSIKEDSKIGTTVALISVSDLDSGINGKVICIIKEDVPFTLSPTLQEHMYAVVTKSQLDREVVANFEFIIIAKDTGDPSFSTEKTMSVVVSDVNDNKPVFLSSPYVFYITENNSPGASVFSVKASDRDESDNAVISYHILRDGSEGNKLTSFLNTNSETGDISALKSFDFETLKTFQFQVVATDSGTPSLSSNVTVHVFILDQNDNAPVILYPVSSNGSAEGVEEIPRNVNAGHLVTKVRAYDADIGYNGWLLFSLQEVTHHSLFGLDRYTGQIRTLRSFTETDEAEHKLIILVKDNGNVSLSATATVVVKLVEPREAFAAADVKSATKDDEDNNVTFYLMITLGSVSTLFLISIIVLIAMQCSKSTDYTSKYLQETNYDGTLCHSIQYRSGDKRYMLVGPRMSIGSTIVPGSHANTLMLPDRRGTSTEVR; translated from the exons ATGGAACAAAGAGGATGCAAAGCACGGACGCCGCGACAATTTTGGTTTGCCTTGATGGTTGTTTTGGATATTTTATGGAGAGGAGCTACTGCACAGATCAGATATTCAATAACTGAGGAGGTTCAAGATGGAACTGTGGTCGGGAATATAGCGAAGGATCTGGGGCTAGATAAGAGTGCACTAAAAGACAGAGGATATCGCATTGTAACAAGCTCAACTGAGCCCCTGTTTCAAGTGAATCAAAATGATGGTATAttgtatgttaaaaaaagaatagataGGGAGGAAGTGTGCGACCGGACCAGCCCGTGTTTGTTCAATCTCAAAACCGTGCTAGAAAACCCGCTGGAGATCCACTATGTGGCGGTGGAAATACTAGATATAAATGACCACTCGCCAGTTTttcaggagaaagagaaaaggcttGAAATCTCTGAGTCGGCTTTACCAGGGGCGAGATTTCAACTACAGGCTGCGCGTGACCCCGACGTTGGCCAGTTATCGATTCAGCAATATAGACTCAGTCATAACGAGTATTTTAGATTAGAAGTGAAGGATAGAGGCGAGGACCGT AAGGTACCATTGTTAGTCCTGCAGAAACAGTTAGATAGAGAAACAGCCGGGAAACAGAAACTGCGTCTTATAGCAGTGGACGgaggaaaacctgcaaaatctgGCGCTATAGAAATTACTGTGGATGTACTTGATGTGAACGATAATTCCCCTGTGTTTACAAAAGAGTCTTATTCTGCAatactaaaagaaaatgttcccaTTGACACTGTAGTAATTCAGGTAAATGCAACAGATTTGGACCAGAGTGCAAATAGcgaaataatatattcatttggTAACGATATTGATTCAACAATTATGGATGTGTTTAGTATAAACTCAAACACTGGGGAAATTAAAGTAATCGGTAAGATAGACTTCGAGAAAAGTAAAAGTTATGAAATTGATATTCAGGCGTCGGATAAAGGACCAGTTCCTCTAACAACTGACAAAAGTGTTATGATAACTGTGATTGATGTTAACGATAATGCACCTGAGATAGAAGTAACATCATTTTCTAGCTCTATCAAGGAGGATTCAAAGATAGGAACTACTGTAGCCCTGATAAGTGTCAGTGATTTAGACTCTGGAATCAATGGGAAAGTAATTTGCATAATCAAAGAGGATGTTCCTTTTACTTTATCTCCTACATTACAGGAACACATGTACGCTGTTGTAACAAAATCGCAACTGGATAGGGAAGTGGTGGCCAATTTTGAGTTTATAATTATCGCAAAAGACACAGGTGATCCATCATTTTCAACAGAAAAGACCATGAGCGTCGTGGTATCAGATGTAAATGACAACAAACCAGTGTTTTTGTCAAGCCCCTATGTATTTTATATCACCGAGAATAACAGCCCTGGAGCCTCAGTATTTTCAGTAAAAGCTTCTGATCGTGATGAAAGCGATAACGCTGTCATTTCATATCATATTCTCAGAGATGgcagtgaaggaaataaattGACATCCTTTCTAAATACCAACTCTGAAACTGGAGATATTTCAGCGCTGAAAAGCTTTGACTTTGAGACTCTGAAAACGTTCCAGTTCCAAGTTGTCGCCACAGATTCTGGAACTCCCTCACTAAGCAGCAATGTCACAGTGCACGTGTTCATTCTGGATCAGAACGACAACGCTCCAGTCATCCTGTATCCGGTCAGCTCTAACGGTTCTGCTGAGGGTGTGGAGGAGATTCCCCGCAATGTGAACGCAGGACACTTGGTGACTAAAGTCAGAGCCTATGACGCTGATATAGGATATAACGGCTGGTTACTGTTCTCACTGCAGGAAGTCACTCACCACAGTCTCTTTGGTTTGGACCGCTATACAGGACAGATCAGAACACTTCGCtcattcacagagacagacgagGCTGAGCATAAACTGATCATACTGGTGAAAGACAATGGCAATGTTTCCCTGTCAGCAACAGCTACTGTGGTTGTCAAACTTGTGGAGCCCAGAGAGgcttttgctgctgctgatgttaaaagtgcaacaaaggatgatgaggataataatgtgactttttacCTGATGATAACTCTGGGCTCAGTCTCAACACTTTTTCTCATCAGCATCATCGTGCTGATTGCAATGCAGTGCTCTAAATCCACAGACTATACTTCTAAATATCTCCAAGAGACTAACTATGATGGGACACTGTGTCACAGCATCCAGTACAGATCTGGAGACAAGCGGTACATGTTAGTTGGACCCAGAATGAGTATAGGATCTACTATAGTCCCGGGCAGCCATGCCAACACACTAATGCTTCCTGACAGGAGGGGGACATCCACAGAGGTAAGATaa
- the LOC134859321 gene encoding protocadherin alpha-7-like, giving the protein MFHVYIMEQRRRQTWRAWTKWLALITVLFTFWSGASGQFRYSISEEVKKGTAVGNIAKDLGVDKTTLKERGYRIVYGSTEPPFRVNQDDGILYVNQKIDREEMCERSKVCVIDLKTVLENPLEVHYVTVEILDVNDHSPSFPEHENKIDISESALPGAKFQLQAARDADSGLLSVQQYKLSQNEHFRLEVKDRGEDRKTPGLILQKALDRESLKTHTLLLTATDGGKPPRSGNMTIIVDVSDVNDNPPVFIKESYTAQLKENSPLGTNVIQVNATDLDEGLNGEVLYSFGKDVDARARARFDLNSMTGVISVAGAIDYEECSIYEIDIQASDKGAATLATDKSVIINIVDLNDNAPEMEVTSFSRDLPEDSKPGTTVALISVKDSDSGLNGKVMCYISQHLPVMLTPSLQNNMYSLVTKMLFDRENESQYDVAIVCKDAGEPSLSSERNIKIVVSDVNDNRPMFTQNPYTFYITENNKPGASILSVTARDEDDSSNALISYNMVRDRGVEQLFTSFLNVNSETGDISALKSFDFETLKTFQFQVVATDSGTPSLSSNVTVHVFILDQNDNAPVILYPVSSNGSAEGVEEIPRNVNAGHLVTKVRAYDADIGYNGWLLFSLQEVTDHSLFGLDRYTGRIRTLRSFTETDEAEHKLIILVKDNGNVSLSATATVVVKLVEPREAFAAADVKSATKDDEDNNVTFYLMITLGSVSTLFLISIIVLIAMQCSKSTDYTSKYLQETNYDGTLCHSIQYRSGDKRYMLVGPRMSIGSTIVPGSHANTLVLPDRRGTSTEVR; this is encoded by the coding sequence atgtttcatGTATACATCATGGAACAAAGACGACGCCAGACATGGAGAGCGTGGACAAAGTGGCTTGCCCTCATCACGGTTTTGTTTACGTTTTGGAGCGGAGCGTCAGGACAATTTCGATATTCCATCTCCGAGGAAGTGAAAAAAGGAACAGCTGTGGGAAATATCGCCAAGGATTTGGGTGTTGACAAGACCACACTGAAAGAGAGGGGATACCGTATTGTCTACGGCTCCACGGAGCCTCCTTTTCGAGTGAATCAAGACGATGGTATCTTGTATGTAAACCAAAAAAtagacagagaggaaatgtgtgAGCGTAGCAAGGTTTGTGTAATCGACTTAAAAACAGTGCTAGAAAACCCACTGGAGGTGCACTATGTGACAGTGGAGATTCTGGATGTAAACGACCACTCACCAAGCTTTCCCGAACATGAAAATAAGATAGACATTTCTGAATCTGCATTACCTGGAGCAAAATTTCAGTTGCAAGCTGCTCGTGATGCTGATAGTGGTTTATTATCCGTTCAGCAGTATAAATTGAGTCAAAACGAACATTTTCGTTTGGAAGTGAAAGATCGTGGTGAGGACCGCAAAACGCCTGGTTTAATTCTCCAGAAAGCACTTGATAGGGAATCTCTCAAGACACATACATTACTTCTGACAGCCACTGATGGAGGTAAACCTCCACGATCCGGAAACATGACAATAATTGTTGATGTGTCCGATGTCAATGATAACCCCCCTGTTTTTATCAAGGAGTCTTACACTGCTCAGCTAAAAGAAAATTCTCCTCTTGGAACAAATGTGATTCAAGTTAATGCAACAGATTTAGATGAAGGTTTAAATGGTGAAGTTTTATATTCATTTGGAAAAGACGTGGATGCACGGGCACGTGCACGTTTTGATTTGAATTCTATGACTGGAGTTATTTCTGTGGCAGGGGCCATAGATTACGAAGAATGTAGCATATATGAGATTGATATTCAGGCATCCGACAAAGGTGCAGCTACACTTGCTACAGACAAAAGcgttattataaatattgtgGACTTAAACGACAATGCACCAGAGATGGAAGTGACATCTTTTTCACGTGATCTCCCTGAAGATTCAAAACCAGGAACAACAGTGGCCTTGATAAGTGTTAAAGATTCTGACTCTGGTCTCAACGGAAAGGTTATGTGTTATATTAGTCAACATCTTCCTGTTATGCTCACGCCATCTTTACAAAACAATATGTATTCACTTGTAACGAAAATGCTTTTTGATCGAGAGAACGAATCGCAATACGATGTTGCAATTGTATGTAAAGACGCAGGGGAACCATCCTTATCAtcagaaagaaatataaaaatagttGTGTCAGATGTAAATGACAATAGGCCAATGTTTACACAGAACCCATATACCTTCTACATAACTGAGAATAACAAGCCAGGAGCGTCTATTTTATCCGTGACAGCCCGTGATGAAGATGACAGCAGTAATGCTCTCATTTCATATAACATGGTCAGAGACAGAGGGGTAGAACAGTTATTTACCTCATTCCTCAATGTAAATAGTGAAACTGGAGATATTTCGGCGCTAAAAAGCTTTGACTTTGAGACTCTAAAAACGTTCCAGTTCCAAGTTGTCGCCACAGATTCTGGAACTCCGTCACTAAGCAGCAACGTCACAGTGCACGTGTTCATTCTGGATCAGAACGATAACGCTCCAGTCATCCTGTATCCGGTCAGCTCTAACGGTTCTGCTGAAGGTGTGGAGGAGATTCCCCGCAATGTTAACGCAGGACACTTGGTGACTAAAGTCAGAGCCTATGACGCTGATATAGGATATAACGGCTGGTTACTGTTCTCACTGCAGGAAGTCACTGACCACAGTCTCTTTGGTTTGGACCGCTATACAGGACGGATCAGAACACTTCGCtcattcacagagacagacgagGCTGAGCATAAACTGATCATACTGGTGAAAGACAATGGCAACGTTTCCCTGTCAGCAACAGCTACTGTGGTTGTCAAACTTGTGGAGCCCAGAGAGgcttttgctgctgctgatgttaaaagtgcaacaaaagatgatgaggataataatgtgactttttacCTGATGATAACTCTGGGCTCAGTCTCAACACTTTTTCTCATCAGTATCATCGTGCTGATTGCAATGCAGTGCTCTAAATCCACAGACTATACTTCTAAATATCTCCAAGAGACTAACTATGATGGGACACTGTGTCACAGCATCCAGTACAGATCTGGGGACAAGCGGTACATGTTAGTTGGACCCAGAATGAGTATAGGATCTACTATAGTCCCGGGCAGCCATGCCAACACACTGGTGCTTCCTGACAGGAGGGGGACATCCACAGAGGTAAGATAA
- the LOC134860096 gene encoding protocadherin alpha-8-like: MGTLRQYRSSNSRWFYFCFSLLLIFGKHALAELRYSIPEEMKEGTFVGNVAKDLGLDKTSLIDRRFRVVPGSKDAFFEVNPNNGALQILKKIDREELCQGSGVCTVELKILVENPLEIHYVVVDITDVNDHAPIFSENEQQFKIAEHTSPGTRFDLHAARDPDAGINSIRTYTLTSNDHFEIDVSQSDEDKIPFLVLKKPLDREKNRKHALFVTAVDGGKPQRSGTLNVSIIVLDINDNRPVFIQDTYQVEIYENVPVGTIVTRVNATDPDEGNNGELEYSLSKTLARKVYDIFELNSASGEIKLKGAVDFEESEIYKLDVQASDKGTPPLTSRCRVSVKVKDVNDNPPEIEVTSLSNTVSEDSKPGTVISLVSVTDKDSGVNGKIISGLTEEDPFELKPSFKENTYSIVTKGLLNREKVSHYEITIKASDCGEPPLSTFKTLNIQISDVNDNRPHFKHTPLKFYLVENNVAGNSIFSVSATDNDLNDNAAISYRIVRERNQNDIMSFLNINSETGDISALKSFDFETLKTFQFQVVATDSGTPSLSSNVTVHVFILDQNDNAPVMLYPVSSNGSAESVEEIPRNVNAGHFVTKVRAYDADIGYNGWLLFSLQEVTDHSIFGLDRYTGRIRTLRSFTETDEAEHKLIILVKDNGNVSLSATATVVIKLVEPREAFAAADVKSATKDDEDNNVTFYLMITLGSVSTLFLISIIVLIAMQCSKSTDYTSKYLQETNYDGTLCHSIQYRSGDKRYMLVGPRMSIGSTIVPGSHANTLVLPDRRGTSIEVRPNVLISP, translated from the coding sequence ATGGGGACTCTACGACAATATCGTTCAAGTAACAGTcgttggttttatttttgtttttctttattgctGATTTTCGGGAAGCATGCTTTGGCTGAATTGAGGTACTCTATTCCAGAGGAGATGAAAGAAGGGACTTTTGTTGGGAATGTTGCAAAGGATCTTGGTCTGGATAAAACCTCTTTGATTGATCGACGATTTCGAGTTGTGCCTGGATCTAAGGATGCTTTTTTCGAGGTAAACCCGAACAATGGTGCGTTACAGATTCTTAAAAAAATTGACAGAGAGGAGCTGTGTCAGGGGAGTGGTGTATGCACAGTTGAGTTGAAGATCCTTGTTGAAAACCCTTTGGAAATACACTATGTTGTTGTGGACATTACTGATGTAAATGATCACGCTCctattttttctgaaaatgaacaacaatttaaaatagcAGAACATACATCTCCGGGAACCCGATTTGATCTGCACGCCGCCCGTGATCCTGACGCAGGAATTAACTCCATCCGCACATATACATTAACGTCTAACGATCACTTTGAAATAGATGTTAGTCAAAGCGATGAGGATAAAATACCATTTTTAGTGCTGAAGAAGCCCTTAGATAGGGAAAAAAACCGCAAACATGCACTTTTTGTAACAGCAGTTGATGGAGGTAAACCTCAAAGATCAGGCACACTAAATGTGTCTATAATTGTTCTTGACATCAACGATAACCGTCCAGTGTTTATACAGGATACCTATCAAGTAGAAATATATGAAAACGTCCCAGTCGGTACTATTGTTACAAGGGTGAATGCAACTGATCCAGATGAAGGGAATAATGGAGAACTAGAGTACAGCCTCAGCAAAACATTAGCGCGTAAAGTGTATgatatatttgaattaaatagtGCAAGTGGAGAAATTAAATTGAAAGGTGCGGTGGATTTTGAAGAATCCGAGATATACAAACTTGATGTTCAAGCTTCTGACAAAGGAACGCCTCCATTAACAAGTCGGTGTCGAGTAAGTGTTAAAGTAAAAGACGTCAACGATAATCCACCTGAAATAGAAGTCACATCACTGTCTAATACAGTGTCTGAAGACTCAAAGCCAGGCACAGTTATTTCACTTGTTAGTGTTACGGATAAAGACTCCGGTGTAAATGGAAAAATTATCTCAGGTTTAACCGAGGAAGATCCCTTTGAATTAAAACCTTCTTTTAAGGAAAATACTTACTCAATTGTAACTAAGGGATTACTAAATCGAGAGAAGGTTTCACATtatgaaataacaataaaagcCAGTGATTGTGGAGAACCTCCCTTATCTACGTTTAAAACTCTCAACATTCAGATATCAGATGTAAACGACAATCGTCCTCATTTCAAACACACGCCTTTAAAGTTTTATCTGGTAGAAAATAATGTTGCCGGCAATTCTATTTTCTCTGTAAGCGCAACAGACAATGACTTGAATGACAATGCAGCTATTTCGTATCGTATAGTGAGAGAACGGAATCAAAATGACATAATGTCTTTCCTAAATATTAACTCTGAAACTGGAGATATTTCTGCGCTAAAAAGCTTTGACTTTGAGACTCTGAAAACGTTCCAGTTCCAAGTTGTCGCCACAGATTCTGGAACTCCGTCACTAAGCAGCAACGTCACAGTGCACGTGTTCATTCTGGATCAGAATGACAACGCTCCAGTCATGCTGTATCCGGTCAGTTCTAACGGTTCTGCTGAAAGTGTGGAGGAGATTCCCCGCAATGTGAACGCAGGACACTTTGTGACTAAAGTCAGAGCCTATGACGCTGATATAGGATATAACGGCTGGTTACTGTTCTCACTGCAGGAAGTCACTGACCACAGTATCTTTGGTTTGGACCGCTATACAGGACGGATCAGAACACTTCGCtcattcacagagacagacgagGCTGAGCATAAACTGATCATACTGGTGAAAGACAATGGCAACGTTTCCCTGTCAGCAACAGCTACTGTGGTTATCAAACTTGTGGAGCCCAGAGAGgcttttgctgctgctgatgttaaaAGTGCAACAAAGGATGATGAGGATAATAACGTGACTTTTTACCTGATGATAACTCTGGGCTCAGTCTCAACACTTTTTCTCATCAGTATCATCGTGCTGATTGCAATGCAGTGCTCTAAATCCACAGACTACACTTCTAAATATCTCCAAGAGACTAACTATGATGGGACACTGTGTCACAGCATCCAGTACAGATCTGGAGACAAGCGGTACATGTTAGTTGGACCCAGAATGAGTATAGGATCTACTATAGTCCCGGGCAGCCATGCCAACACACTAGTGCTTCCTGACAGGAGGGGGACATCTATAGAGGTAAGACCAAACGTTTTAATCTCTCCTTAA
- the LOC134860097 gene encoding protocadherin alpha-3-like, with the protein MIGTETKPRTKDCSWFAFYLSLPLLFVNEAVAQIRYSIPEEVKEGTVVGNIANDLGLDISSLIARRFRVVSGSKDAIFEVNQGNGALYVNKHIDREELCQGGGACLMELKILVESPLELHYVVVEITDVNNQSPSFPEREQIFEIGEHTLPGKRFQLHTARDPDAGVNSIRTYILTSNEHFEVDIRQSDEDKIPFLVLKKSLDREQTNKHTLLVTAVDGGKPPKSGTLNVSIIVLDINDNRPVFIQDTYQVEIYENVPVGTIVTRVNATDPDEGNNGEIEYSLSKTLARNVYDIFELNSASGEIKLKGAVDFEESEIYKIDVEACDKGVPPLTSRCRVIIKVKDVNDNPPEIEVTSLTNTVSEDSKPGTVISLISVTDKDSGVNGKIISSITSVVPFELKPSYKENIYSVVTKGFLDREEVSHYELTIKATDFGEPLLSNFKTLNIQISDVNDNRPLFSRNTLQFYLSENNVAGGSIFSVSATDKDMNDNAIISYQIARENELAMFLSVNSDNGHISALKSFDFETLKTFQFQVVATDSGTPSLSSNVTVHVFILDQNDNAPVILYPVSSNGSAEGVEEIPRNVNAGHLVTKVRAYDADIGYNGWLLFSLQEVTDHSLFSLDRYTGQIRTLRSFTETDEAEHKLIILVKDNGNVSLSATATVVVKLVEPREAFAAADVKSATKDDEDNNVTFYLMITLGSVSTLFLISIIVLIAMQCSKSTDYTSKYLQETNYDGTLCHSIQYRSGDKRYMLVGPRMSIGSTIVPGSHANTLVLPERRGTSTEVD; encoded by the exons ATGATTGGGACCGAAACAAAACCTCGGACAAAGGACTGCTCCtggtttgctttttatttgtctttaccCCTGCTGTTCGTAAATGAGGCTGTGGCTCAGATACGGTACTCTATTCCAGAGGAGGTAAAAGAAGGGACTGTTGTTGGAAATATTGCCAACGATCTTGGGCTTGACATCTCCTCGCTGATTGCTCGACGGTTCCGCGTTGTATCTGGAAGTAAGGACGCTATTTTTGAAGTAAACCAGGGTAATGGCGCTCTGTACGTCAACAAGCATATTGACAGAGAGGAGCTGTGTCAGGGAGGAGGTGCCTGCCTAATGGAGCTCAAAATCCTTGTTGAATCTCCTTTGGAATTACACTACGTAGTTGTAGAAATTACTGATGTAAATAACCAATCTCCTAGTTTTCCTGAAAGGGAACAGATATTCGAAATAGGTGAGCACACATTACCAGGAAAGCGATTTCAACTGCACACTGCTCGAGACCCCGATGCTGGAGTTAACTCAATTCGTACATACATTTTAACATCCaatgaacattttgaagtaGATATCCGCCAAAGTGATGAggataaaataccttttttagtGCTGAAGAAATCGTTGGACAGAGAACAAACGAACAAACACACGCTGCTGGTTACTGCCGTTGATGGAGGAAAACCTCCAAAATCAG GCACACTAAATGTGTCTATAATTGTTCTTGACATCAACGATAACCGTCCAGTGTTTATACAGGATACCTATCAAGTAGAAATATATGAAAACGTCCCAGTCGGTACTATTGTTACACGAGTGAATGCAACAGATCCAGATGAAGGGAATAATGGAGAAATAGAGTACAGCCTCAGCAAAACATTAGCGCGTAACGTGTATgatatatttgaattaaatagtGCAAGTGGAGAAATTAAATTGAAAGGTGCGGTGGATTTTGAAGAATCCGAGATATACAAGATAGATGTTGAGGCATGTGATAAGGGAGTGCCTCCATTAACAAGCCGGTGTAGAGttattattaaagtaaaagaCGTCAATGATAATCCCCCAGAAATAGAAGTAACATCACTGACTAATACAGTTTCTGAAGACTCGAAGCCTGGCACAGTGATTTCACTTATTAGTGTTACGGATAAAGACTCCGGTGTCAACGGAAAGATAATATCAAGCATAACCTCAGTCGTTCCTTTTGAATTAAAGCCGTCTTATAAGGAAAACATATATTCAGTTGTCACAAAAGGATTTTTAGATCGAGAGGAGGTGTCACATTACGAATTAACAATAAAAGCCACTGATTTTGGGGAACCTCTCTTATCTAATTTTAAAACACTCAACATTCAGATTTCAGATGTAAACGACAACAGACCACTATTCTCTCGGAATACATTACAGTTTTACCTCTCAGAAAATAACGTGGCTGGAGGGTCAATATTTTCTGTAAGCGCAACAGATAAAGATATGAATGACAACGCAATAATCTCTTATCAAATAGCGAGAGAAAACGAACTAGCAATGTTTCTCAGTGTAAATTCAGATAACGGACACATTTCTGCGCTAAAAAGCTTTGACTTTGAGACTCTGAAAACGTTCCAGTTCCAAGTTGTCGCCACAGATTCTGGAACTCCGTCACTAAGCAGCAACGTCACAGTGCACGTGTTCATTCTGGATCAGAATGACAACGCTCCAGTCATCCTGTATCCGGTCAGCTCTAACGGTTCTGCTGAAGGTGTGGAGGAGATTCCCCGCAATGTGAACGCAGGACACTTGGTGACTAAAGTCAGAGCCTATGACGCTGATATAGGATATAACGGCTGGTTACTGTTCTCACTGCAGGAAGTCACTGACCACAGTCTCTTTAGTTTGGACCGCTATACAGGACAGATCAGAACACTTCGCtcattcacagagacagacgagGCTGAGCATAAACTGATCATACTGGTGAAAGACAATGGCAACGTTTCCCTGTCAGCAACAGCTACTGTGGTTGTCAAACTTGTGGAGCCCAGAGAGgcttttgctgctgctgatgttaaaagtgcaacaaaagatgatgaggataataatgtgactttttacCTGATGATAACTCTGGGCTCAGTCTCAACACTTTTTCTCATCAGTATCATTGTGCTGATTGCAATGCAGTGCTCTAAATCCACAGACTATACTTCTAAATATCTCCAAGAGACTAACTATGATGGGACACTGTGTCACAGCATCCAGTACAGATCTGGAGACAAGCGGTACATGTTAGTTGGACCCAGAATGAGTATAGGATCTACTATAGTCCCAGGCAGCCACGCCAACACACTGGTGCTCCCTGAGAGGAGGGGGACATCCACAGAG GTAGATTAA